A genomic segment from Asterias amurensis chromosome 6, ASM3211899v1 encodes:
- the LOC139938777 gene encoding E3 ubiquitin-protein ligase TRIM33-like — translation MAFSKPAQGSALEKIRKDYLECSICQEEYTEPKLLDCLHSFCKHCLLEYHTTNYKDAKMLICPLCRKETQLPETGVEDFKSNFILTGLASQLEQVSSLEHSKLVCNLCEEKNKATHFCYDCPMFICANCYKMHKKIPSLLSHTVATLKDVSDGKTAMKKTKPKRHPECQTHEGEVMRFYCTTCDVMICRDCTVIDHRNPQHEYIECNQASSTYKKSLAQLFTPLEETMKKLEQSQATASTMKDNLNIAVERTMAEVKNRADEIRAEVTAQESRIMDEIQTILKDRNKKLKEFEQAVSVNLQQIQQSLQTAKDISKNSSVPDFLASYPTISKDLKLLGDQNQPKIDSTLDHLGFTPGVCDISLGNLSMKEPKWELCLEYDEGIDGAWDIDASVPGDEMAVADYRNKRVAIYDTKGQQKKTIPLLSCPWAVAAFQNQLVIVDRTNSVKMYNRNGNKIFEFHTVPHSEVGKTSVYLFSVAVIKDTIMVGDVERSVITKHRSSDGSLIDTVSVQTEPFYLAIDSKDRVVVSGLDRQQVDIVDITGTTLFSINPKINSQPVRYCKGVCCDSSAIYIAVCNGDNNTGHIHQYDTQGRFLSCIAQGLYNPVGISLTSDGQQLAVADWHSVKIYNKVY, via the exons ATGGCATTTTCTAAACCAGCACAAGGTTCAGCTCTGGAGAAAATCCGAAAGGATTATCTGGAGTGCAGTATTTGTCAAGAGGAGTACACGGAACCCAAACTACTAGACTGTCTTCACagcttctgtaaacactgtttacttGAATATCACACTACCAACTACAAAGATGCAAAGATGCTTATTTGTCCTTTGTGTCGAAAGGAGACACAACTTCCTGAGACGGGTGTTGAAGATTTCAAGAGTAACTTCATTTTAACTGGTCTTGCAAGTCAACTGGAGCAGGTCAGTTCACTTGAACACAGCAAGTTGGTCTGTAATTTATGTGAGGAAAAAAACAAGGCAACACATTTCTGTTATGACTGCCCCATGTTTATTTGTGCAAACTGCTACAAAATGCACAAGAAAATTCCCTCATTGTTAAGCCATACAGTAGCTACTTTGAAAGACGTTAGCGATGGGAAAACtgcaatgaaaaaaacaaaacccaaacgtCATCCAGAATGCCAAACTCATGAAGGTGAAGTGATGAGGTTCTACTGTACAACatgtgatgtgatgatttgtAGAGATTGCACTGTCATAGATCACCGTAATCCACAACATGAGTATATTGAATGCAACCAAGCCTCATCCACATACAAAAAGTCATTGGCTCAACTCTTTACTCCCCTTGAAGAAACCATGAAGAAGCTTGAACAATCTCAAGCAACTGCCTCAACAATGAAAGACAACCTAAACATTGCAGTTGAGAGAACCATGGCAGAGGTGAAGAACAGAGCGGATGAGATCAGGGCTGAGGTAACGGCTCAAGAGAGTCGCATCATGGATGAAATACAAACCATCCTTAAAGATCGGAACAAGAAATTGAAGGAGTTTGAGCAGGCAGTGAGTGTAAACTTGCAGCAAATACAGCAATCATTGCAGACTGCCAAAGACATCAGTAAGAATTCATCAGTGCCTGACTTCCTTGCAAGCTATCCAACAATCAGTAAGGACTTGAAATTACTTGGAGATcaaaatcaacccaagataGATTCGACCCTGGACCATCTGGGATTCACTCCAGGGGTTTGTGATATCTCCCTGGGTAATCTGAGTATGAAGGAGCCAAAGTGGGAGCTTTGTTTGGAGTATGATGAAGGAATCGATGGGGCTTGGGATATTGATGCCTCTGTACCTGGGGATGAGATGGCAGTGGCAGACTacaggaataaaagagtggcaaTCTACGACACTAAGGGACAACAGAAGAAAACTATCCCACTTTTAAGCT GCCCTTGGGCTGTTGCTGCATTCCAGAATCAGTTAGTGATTGTAGATAGGACCAACTCTGTCAAGATGTACAATAGGAATGGCAACAAGATATTTGAATTCCACACAGTGCCTCATAGTGAAGTGGGCAAGACATCAGTATACCTCTTCAGTGTAGCAGTCATAAAGGATACAATCATGGTCGGGGATGTGGAGAGGTCAGTTATAACTAAACACAGATCCAGTGATGGTTCACTCATTGACACTGTTTCAGTTCAGACTGAACCTTTCTACTTGGCCATTGACAGCAAGGACAGAGTTGTAGTCAGTGGTTTGGACAGACAACAAGTAGACATTGTTGACATCACTGGTACTACACTATTCAGCATCAATCCAAAGATCAATAGTCAACCAGTTAGATACTGCAAAGGTGTATGCTGTGACAGCTCAGCTATCTACATTGCAGTGTGCAATGGGGATAACAACACTGGTCATATTCATCAGTATGACACTCAGGGTAGATTTCTCAGCTGTATTGCTCAGGGTCTGTACAACCCAGTGGGAATCTCATTGACATCAGATGGTCAGCAGCTTGCAGTGGCAGACTGGCATTCAGTGAAGATTTATAACAAGGTGTATTGA